The Heliorestis convoluta genome includes the window ACACCATACATTAAGGAAAGTAAAAAACTTGATCCTAGGTATGTAATATCAGCAGTTAATAGTGTTCTTGAGGTTTGTGAAAGAGGAGCAAGCATAATTATCGAATCTACTATTTCTCCAGGAACAACTGATAAATACATTCGACCTGAAATAGAAAAAAGAGGGTACGTTTTAGGAGAAGATGTACATTTAGTGCATGCTCCTGAGAGAATTATTCCAGGAAACATGATTTATGAGCTTGAAAACAATGCAAGAACTATAGGAGCAGATAACCTTGAAATGGCAAAGAAAGTTAAAGGTTTGTATGCAAACTTCTGTAAAGCAGAAATCGTGGTAACTGATATAAGAACAGCAGAAATGTCAAAAGTCATTGAAAATACGTACCGAGATATCAATATTGCATTTGCGAATGAGTTAGCTAAAATTTGCAGGACTGATAATATGGATGTTTATGAAATTATTAGAATTGCCAATATGCATCCACGAGTTAATATATTACAACCAGGCCCAGGTGTTGGTGGCCATTGTATCTCTGTAGACCCATGGTTTTTAGTTGGAGATTATCCAGATTTAACAAATCTTATTTTGACGGCGAGAAAAATTAACGACTCTATGCCTAGACATGTATTAGGACGGATCAGAGATATAATGAGAGATCATGGCATTAGAGATATTTCAAAAGTTGGACTATATGGATTGACCTATAAAGAAAATGTTGATGATACTAGAGAAAGTCCAACACTTCAATTATTAGAGAGAATGGACGAACATTTAGCTATTGGGGTTAAAGTATTTGATCCTTTAATTAAGGAAAGAATCGTTGAGCATCAATTCATGTATTTTGAAGATTTTTTAAATGAAATTGAAATTCTTGTAGTTATGGTGGGACATGATCATATTAAGAATAACACGGATCTTATTAAAGATAAGTTGATTCTAGATACTAAAAATATTTGCAATTTAAATAGCTGCTATAAATTATAAATTTAGTTTATAGTTTATAGTTTATAAGATAAAAACTGTTTCCTTTTTTTAATAAATAAATGGCTTGGAGGTTAAGTAATTGAGTATTGTTTCACTAATATATACTTATGATTTAAAAAATAGTGGTGATATGGCGATCAACCTAGGAGCTTTTGATTTACTCCAAGATTTGAATTTTAAAATAAAGGCTTTTTCAAAATCCAATGAAAATGATAAAGAATTCCAAAAAAGCAAAGCTTACATAAATGAATATTACCCAAAAATTAAATTTTATGGTGGTCCTTTTAAGCTTAATAGAGATGATAATAAAATGGTAACTGTACTGAA containing:
- a CDS encoding nucleotide sugar dehydrogenase produces the protein MINIIGLGYIGLPTALMFAKNGIKVVGTDYNANLVKSLTEGRLTFEEDGLENLFQEALSNGIEFTTEYQKTHTYILAVPTPYIKESKKLDPRYVISAVNSVLEVCERGASIIIESTISPGTTDKYIRPEIEKRGYVLGEDVHLVHAPERIIPGNMIYELENNARTIGADNLEMAKKVKGLYANFCKAEIVVTDIRTAEMSKVIENTYRDINIAFANELAKICRTDNMDVYEIIRIANMHPRVNILQPGPGVGGHCISVDPWFLVGDYPDLTNLILTARKINDSMPRHVLGRIRDIMRDHGIRDISKVGLYGLTYKENVDDTRESPTLQLLERMDEHLAIGVKVFDPLIKERIVEHQFMYFEDFLNEIEILVVMVGHDHIKNNTDLIKDKLILDTKNICNLNSCYKL